The genomic window TGTGTGACACACGTGGCGGGGGAACGGTGGGGCAAAGTCTTTCCTCCTCTGATCCTCCTTTAGAGGTGGTCACAGAGGCATAATGGAGAGGGAGAGCGTGGTAATGTGTAGGGTGGAACCGTgctgtgtgaatgtgcatgtctgagtgtctATGTGGCACTCCTGTTGCCTTGTGCACTTCCACCACTTTGAAATGTGATGTGAAaccacacactgggacaccaatgtTGCTTCAGTTGTTTCACACTGCAGTGCACCGAGGTTTCAAGGTCTTGTAACACATCATGAAAACCTCAAAAGCAGTGTATAAGAAGGTTCTATCGATAAATAATACATGCATGTTGTCATGTTACCTGGATTACCACTCCAAACAATAAAACTGCTGCAGTAGTGAACATTTCAAGAATGTCTTTTAAACGTGACTGATAGATTTACATACCTGTTTCCTCAAGACTTTTTCTGACCTCCTCCTTGCACTCATCAAACTTTGCCCTGAACTTCTGAGCATCTGCAAACAGAACACACAGAGTATAATCACATCACCATGCTGTAGTGTGATAGCCAATAAGGCTGCTTAATCATGCTGCGTTGAGAAATTGGGATAAAAGCAGATCAACCAGTAAGAAAACAGCTGCTGGATGTTGTCCAGAGTTCAGATGCAGAAAATAGACTTCTTACAGCTGCTACTCACTTCAGTCTCATCACAACAtgctccaaattaaaaaaaaaaagtactgccTATGGCACCCTTCATGCGTCATActgaattaaatatataaatactcACTTTCTGCATTTAAAAAGCGTACTGCCAGGAGTTCAGGTTTGGGGCTTTCGTCAGCATAATCTGCTAGTGTGTTCCACACCCACGCCCTGTCACTGCCAGCGTTGGGCTTCAGCTCCATCGTTGGGACAACTGTAGTTCACAGAATGGGGACAAAGTTAACACAAGGACAGATGTATTCACTAACAATAAAGGAATCTATTGTTTAGTTGTTGCGTTAGTTGCGGTTGATTTAAGTTTGGAAAACGTTTAATCCGTCTGTAACCTTTAAGGGGAATAAATATTGAGTTATGTGGCAGCTATCTGAGCAAATGGGCTGCTCATGTAAGTGTGAAGAATCCTAGCTTCAGGAAATAgactaaagaaaaaaagtaaagtgtCCTCCATGAAGATGATGGTGTTAATGATGTATATTGTTCCAATATGTCCATCAGAAAACCATCATACAGTAGGATTGAATCACCTTGTGTTTGCatttaaatatgtattattcCTGGTCATCATTTCATTTGGAAGTTTATCTTGATGTGCAGTTTTCAACAGGACTCACTGTGATGATTGGCGCAAATCTTCAAGGTTCGGTCTCTCCTCATCAGAACACGAATCGTGcccttctctttgtgtttcagcaGCTTGATGTCACCAGTTCCCCTCTCCTTCCACTCAGGCGGGTCGTTCTCAGAGGCAAAACGGTAAAGTTTAGCCCGCCTGGGAAGTCAATGGCACATTTCATTTAGAGAGAGCGCTTTGTATGAATACATTGATATAATTGATCCACCTTAAAGTCCTGTGTGTACCAGGAAAATATACATCCTATCATTACCTGTCTGTAaactaaaaaacattttaatccaacttacattttaaagagttcctcctcatcctcttctaaTGTTTTCACATCCTGCTCAGGAAGGGACACAATGGGCTCAAAGTGGGGATCATGATTGGTGTCCTCTACATTATCTGCAGGGGTTTCATGTTCTTCCTTTTCCTGGAGAGAAGCAGTGGATACGTTTCATTAAACGAACAATATTCACTTATTTGACGCTGACATTAGAGCAATAAAGCAACACAGGTGTGTGAAAATTTTATtggctgtgcgtctaatctttagaaataaaagggatgcattcctgtgacaggctgagttattatttgaggggcacagtcagtgttagcttggtctctacctgcagcaggtgtgttttatgaaccagctctccccacctccatgcatctgtctcatcttcatacatgatttttaatttttacccCCTTTGAGcgttagtgacagagacacaactgggggacgtctgtttaatatttgcagtttttgcCGCTAATACCGTAAAAAGCTtcacgtctacagcttgatttgttccactttggtgatacatcagacaccttcagtaagttttgatcaactcctagtcatcaaagatgcagatgcatttcagagtgctgtgaactgactgtctgtccagtgcgcctgtcacaatacagtcctttcatggcattttgcTGTGAATCAAGAGACTCCAAATACAGTCACAGTAGTCACATCAAGAAagttttgtttgaatttttgTAGGGACAtgctgaattatttcacttacgatattacacaagcaaaagtgttaacggagtgaaatgttgatgattttaacacttggtacaaccatgataccgatatctgaccgactacatgaattatttaaagactgAACATGTTTCGGTAAAAATCAAAGGCTAAATGTTTCGGGTTTCCGTAGACTTAAACTAGACAATATTTTGAGTTTCCCTTGACTAAATGTTTTTTAGTTTCccttgactaaaactagactaaaatgttttgggTTTCAGTCGACTAAAActaaaaagggctgaaaagactaatctaactaaaactaacaggcatttttgtCTAAAGATTAAGGcttaatctaaaatagctgcaaaAATTAACACTGTAACAAAGTGACTTTTAACACTAACAACAGACCAGGAGTGCCTGAATGGAGGGATTTAAGAGCTCATTGGTTGAGTCAAGCTTTTGTAGGGGAA from Notolabrus celidotus isolate fNotCel1 chromosome 9, fNotCel1.pri, whole genome shotgun sequence includes these protein-coding regions:
- the ranbp1 gene encoding ran-specific GTPase-activating protein, with the translated sequence MADTKEKEEHETPADNVEDTNHDPHFEPIVSLPEQDVKTLEEDEEELFKMRAKLYRFASENDPPEWKERGTGDIKLLKHKEKGTIRVLMRRDRTLKICANHHIVPTMELKPNAGSDRAWVWNTLADYADESPKPELLAVRFLNAENAQKFRAKFDECKEEVRKSLEETGETETANKVAEKLEELSVKDKGSEGKKEGDKKETEKKEEEKKEVKAEEKN